Genomic segment of Mycolicibacterium sarraceniae:
GAGTGCCGCGATTCCCAGCAGCGGTCCGCCGATGAGGCTGAGGTCCGTCGCGACGGAGAAGGCAGCATTGGCTCGCGTGAGATGGGGTAGGCCCACGAGATCTGGGAGCGCGGTGTGCTGGGCAGGGCGGTAGAAGCCCGCCCCGGCGCCATAAAGGGCGGCCGACAGGGCCATCGCGGGCACGGAGTTGCCGGCCGTCGCGATCACGGCTAGCAGGGCGCCCTGCGCGACGACTCGCACCAGATCAGCGAACATCATGACCTGCAACGGGTTCCTCGTCGACGCGAGACGGCCGCTGATCGGAGTGACGGCGACATTTCCGATCCACAAGCAGATCAACACAGCTGACAACGCCCAAGGTGAGCTTGAGGCCCGCAGCACCTCCACCGTGAAGGCAATCGGGATCAGCCCATCAGTCAGCGTGGAGCCCATGTATCCGCCATAGAGCAGGCGGAAGGCTCCGTTGTGCCGCAACGCGACGTGCTGCGGTCTTCCGATATCTACGTCAGGTTCTGCTGTCATGTGCCCATCCAGATGATTCCGGGAGTCGAATATTGACGTTCTGTTGTCTACTTCAGGGTGGTGCTAGCGACCCGAAGGCCGCCGTCGAATTCAGTGCTGCGTCAGTGCCCAACGTCCTGGCGCGGTCCCGTATCGTGAACGGCTTGCCCGGGCCTGCCGTGAGTTGATCGCTCTCCTGCAGAACCTCCAGCAGCATGTCGCTCGAGGAGGCCTTGGTGTTCGGTGTTGATTCCATAGCGGTTCCTTTCACATTGCCGACTCCCGGAATCATCGCCAAACCGTAGTTGCAACAACCGGTCTCAGCACTCCCGTGGGGTGCCGTTCAACTGTTCAACCACGCCTTGCGCGGCCACCTTCGATCTGCGCTCACTACTCATCTCCCGCGGATCGTGAGCTGCGCAACGCCTTTGCGATCTCAGACCAGTTGCGAGCACATCGGTCAGCGAACTCGGCCAGCGCTGGCCGGCTGTCCTCTGGGATGTTGCGCGCGATGTCGCAGGGATCTGCGTCATCGAGGGCACGGGAATGCAGCCACCGCAACAGCGACCTACCAGCTTCGGTCATCCGGATCGAGGGATCCTTCGCGAGCATGTCCAACAGCGGCAACGCGGCGTGATTGACACACCGCTCTGGTGCGGACGCTGGCAGCGTGTCTCGACAGTCACATTCGGTCCTGCGTCCGCCCGACGTCCGTGTGGTGGGAACGGGGTTGTCTCCACGTGCAAGTCGAGCACGGACGTCGCGAACGGTTCCCGGTGAGACACCGGCGATCTTGGCCACGGTGCGAAGCGAACTATCTGGATGGGCCAGTAGGTATTCCGCGGCAGCTTGTCGCCCTTTGGAGGCGCTGAGCGGCCGCATGCGCCCGTCACGACCCAATCGGGTGTTCAACTGCTCGGAGTTTGCAATCGAACGCCTAATAGCAGCGACAGTCGTGGCGGACAGTCCGGTCGACTGTGCCACCGATCGGTCTGACCACTCCGGGTGTGACCGGATGATCCGCGCAGCTGCCGCTCGTCGCTCCGGCAAGCTCAGGCTCAACCCGTGACGGACGTTAAGTGCCACCGCGACAACGAATGCCGCCTCAGCCGACCCGTCGAAATACAACGCCTCCACGGTGTCGTGGCCTTTCATCAGCGCCGCATACACACGATGAATACCGTCGACGACCGTTCTGGAGCTTCTATGCACGATAATGGGCGGCAAGGGGCCTTCGACCTCAGCCAGCTGCAGGGTGTATCTGGGATCCTCCCCACCCAGCCGAGGGCTGTCGCCTATCCGCAGGCTCATGATGGCCACCACCTCCGGTCCACCCGAGTGGGAAAGCGCGCCTTCAAGAAGCCCGCGTACACCTGGTGGAAGGGACTGAAGCGAGCCCAGCTGCCCTATCACGCCGGGGTGGGGCTTCCTCACGGATGCGTCAACGCCCGGCCGCGTTCCGTCTGCCAACAACAGACTCCTTCTTTCACGTCCGAATTCGACTGCGCGCGCAGGACGGGAGAAGACGAGGAGTCCGAAAACCTGACATCGACGAACGCCAAGTGCTGCCACCCCAACTGAGCGCATGGGCATGAATGCTGCTTCCACGTGTTGGAGGGGCATTACATTTGTCCACGGTCACGTATTTCCCCAGGGGTTGCCGTCACGTAATTCCCCAGGTTCAGGTGCTGCTGCGGTGAGCGTAGCGAACCGCTAAGTGGGTGTCAGGTGGTCTTGGTGCCGGGTCGTTTCCGGGGTCGGTAGGACGGGCCGTCCATGAGGACTTGGTGGCTGGTGTTGATGAGTCGGTCGAGCAGCGATTCGGCCACGACCGGGTTCGGAAACAGCGGGTACCAGTCCTTCGGGGCCCGGTTGCTGGTCAGGATCAGGGGCTTGGCGGCGATGGCGCGGTCGGAGACAAGGTCGTAGAGGTCGTCGCTTTGGGTGGGGGTGTGCTCACGCATCGCGAAGTCATCGACGATCAGGACCAGGGGGCGGGTGTATTCGCGCATGCGTTGTCCGATGGTGCGGTCGGCGTGGCCGCCGGCGAGGTCGGCGAGCATGCGGGAGCATTTGACGAAGCGGATGTCGCCGCCGCGGAGTGCGACTTGATGCCCGAGTGCCTGTGCCACATGGGTTTTCCCGACTCCGACGGGTCCGTAGAGAATCACTGATTCACCGGCCTCGAGCCAGCGCAACGCGGCCAGGTCGCGCAGCATCGCAGCGGGCAGTTTCGGGCTGACGGTGAAGTCGAAGTCCTCGAAGGTGTTGGGCTGTTCGAAGCGGGCGCGGCGGACCCGTCGGGCCAGGGCGGCGGTCTCCCGGCGGGCGATTTCGTCTTCGCAGAGTACTTGGAGGAATTCCAGGTGTCCGAGTTTCCCGTCGCGGGTTTGAGCCAGGCGGGCATCGAGGGTGTCGAGCATGCCGGTCAGTTTGAGGGTCTTCAGTGCGGCCCGCAGGCTGGGATCGTGAATGGTCATGACTATGTCCTTGGAGTTGAAGTGGTTGCAGTGGAGGTGTTTTCGTGCGCTCAGGCAGTGAGGTCGGTGTCGAACGCGTCAGGTCCTCGCAGCATCGCCGGTGGTGGCGGGACGACGGCGGGCGAGGCATGGTCTGCTTCGGTGCCGGCGACCAGGATGCCTTTGACGGTGCGATAGCCGGGGTCCCCGACCTGCAGTGCTCGAGTGCAGGCCGCGTCCAGTCGGCGATCGCCGTACTTCGCGCAGGCGGATGATCCCCTGGATGGCGCGGAGCCGGTGGATGGCGTTGACCGTGGACAATTCGGCGACGACCGCGACGGCGCCGGGCCCGATCTGCTCGGCCTGGGTGCGGCACCACGTCACGGTGCGCAGGGTGTGGGCGATCTTGTGGGGCGGGTAGTGCTCGACATTGGTCGAGCGGCCCGCCAGATGCAGCACGTGAGTCGCGACCACGGTCCCGCTGTGGAAGATCTGCACGACGTCACCGGCGGTGCGGGCGGTGACCTGCTGGCCGATCAGCCGCCACGGCACCGAGTACAGCGCCTTGCCGGACTTGACGTGGCAATCCGCGGCGACCCGCCCGATCGAGTAGATAACCGACTCAAACACTCTGGGCGGCAACGCCATCAGCGCATCGCGTTCGATCGCTGCGAACACCGACGCCGGGGTCTGCCCATCCAGACCGCGGTGCTTGTGGACCCCGTATACCTGCGTGGACCACCTGATCGCCTCGGCCTGCATCTGGGCCAGCGAGGTGAACTCGCGGCCGGCGAAGAACGAGTCCCGAATGTAGGGCATCGGCCGCTCGATGCGAGGTTTGTCCTTCGGCTTGCGGGCTCGCGCCGGATCGATCAGGGTGCCGTAGTGCGCGGCGAGCTCGCCGTAGGCCGGATTGATCAGCGGATCGTAGAGGTCGGGTCGCTCGACTCCGGTCTTGAGGTTGTCGCACACCAGCCGCGCCGCACGCCGCCGAAGAACTCGAACGCCGCGACATGCGAGGCATTCCAGGATGTTTGATCCATCCGCAACACCGGTTGGACGAACAACGCCCGTGAACACGACAGGATCATCGCGAATACCCACACCGCGACGCGGCGCCCGATTGCGGGTCCCACCACATCCCGAGCTTGCCGTAGTCGATCTGCGCTTCACTGCCGGGTTCGACCGCACCGCGGGGTACCGTGACTTTGCCTTCGAGTCGCTCCTCGGCGAAAGCGGTTGCCACGTAACGACGTACCGTCGATTCGGACACATCCACATGATGGTCGTCGCGGAGGCGCTGCGCGATGGTCGCCACTGTCACCGGAACCTTCAGCTGCTCGGCGATCCACTGGTGATGCACGGCGATCTGGGGCCATGTCAGTGCCCGCGCCACCGGATCGATGAGCTCGGGAAACCAACGCCCGATGCGTGCCCGCCATAGCTGCTCGTCAAACTCCTCCGGGCACGGTGCCAGACCCTCGGCCAGCGCCGGGGCCAGATACTTGCGGATGGTCTTGCGGTCGATGCCCAGCGCCTCATTGATCTGCACCTGGGATCGGCCGGCATTCCAGTGCCGGAACATCTCCACGAAATCAGTCACGTCCCACGATCTCCTCGCCACTCAAGGCCCCTTCCAGGACCCCTGGCGGGGCACCTGAACGGAGCGAACCTGAACAGCGCCCCAACCCCCACCGGACACGCCCCACGGGGTGGGGAATTACGTGACCGAGGGTGAGGAATTACGTGACGGACAACCCCTCAGACCTGGGGAATTACGTGACCGCTGACATACATTCGACGCTAAGCCGGATTGCACAGCGAATCTCGACATGACATGACAAGGAATCCCGCCGATTCATAGGCACAGGCGGTGACCCGTGAGCAGGCAGGTCCATGTCCACCAGCGCAGGCACCAAACAGCCGGCGGCCGAACGAGAACTCGCCACCAACGCAATGCGCGCATAGCACTCACTGCTTGGAAGCGAGCACCGGCCCACGGAACTAACTGCAGTGCAGGCTGGCTACAAAAAGGATCTGTTGAACGTCAAACAGTGGCAGATCGCCACCGGACCCGAGATTTGCAAAATCCGCGGATAACCCCCGCGACTGAGACTTACCCGCAGAGAGCTGGGGCAGAGCCGTGAGCGCGAGATGCTTCGACGAACAGACCGCGTCGGATATCCCCCATGACGCAGCTCCTTCCCAAATCGTCGAGACGATAACTCGAACGGATTCTTGCCCGCGTAGCCTAACATGTGAAGGCGGACGCCGACCAGGGATTCGCTCTGCCGACGTCGCACTACCAGGCCGAATTTGCCTTCAGGCAAAGGTAATTCGAAGCACCGATCCCAGGTTTGATGGAGTCAACGATGACTGTCGGACGCTGGTAACAGAATCGGCCGGAAGCAGCCGGCCTTCTTCGACTGCGGTCGTCGCAGTGCGCGCAACAATATGCTGTCGATACGTAGCCGAGCCGGTACTTGTTCCCCCCGGGCGCGATGATGCGTTGCGTTCCTCGCAAGGCCAGATCGCTGCGAAGGCACTCTCCGTTGTGGCTGAACCAGTCCAGACTGCCATGCGGTTTCGATAGTCGGATATGAGGACGTGGTCTGACTGTCAACTTTGCGCCCCGGCCAACGGTGGGCTGCCGTTGGAGGAGCTCTTCTCGGCTTAGCGACTCGTTCAACCGTCCGATCGTGTGCCCATAGAACATGGTGTCCATTCGGACGCCCGCTCTTGCTGCGTGGACTTCGAGCAGACGGTCGTAGTTGGTAGTTATGACGTCGGCCACGTCGCTGGTGCGCAGGATGTGCGCGAACAGTCGCCCGAATGCCGAGATGGTCTCTTCCGCGAGGATCTGCGATATTGCTGTCGCTTCGGCGTCCTTCACGTGGTTAGCGATAGCGGAGGTCAATTGGTCGGCAAGACTGTCAGCCAAGTTGCCCTCGCCGAGGGCTGATTCCAGCCCCGCGCCTGCGGCGAGTTCTGCGCTGATGCGTTGCCACTGGGCCGTGCCTTCTTCACAGAGAGTGCCCGGCGCGGTGGGTATCGCTTGCTGTAGGTGGTCGGCGAGGGCGCCCATACTGGGCAGTCCGTAGTGGCACGATGCGCCGGATCCCACGACAATTGTCAGGCCACGGCGGAAGACGCCTTGAATGGAGCTGTAGAGATCGTTGGCGGTGATCCCCATCCCAGCCCCCGCCCCCGTGCAGCCCGTCGATCGCGGCGCTGCGTCATAGCGCCGCTCCGCGTTGAGACGGATCGTACGACCCGTGGTGCGTCGATCGTAGGATCAACCTCCAGCGAGTGTCGCAAACTGCCCCAACTCGAAACGCGACGATCTGCTGGCGATCGTCAACGAACCAACCGCAGCTGCGAATGGCTCATCGTCGCGGCGTTGTTCATGGCTGGCGCATCCACACCGGCAGCGGCGGCGCCTAGCTCGACGCCGAACGTCAACGCTCGGACTTCCTGGACTGGCACACGGAGCTCCGCGGCGACCTGTCTTGCGGTGACTGTGCCCCGGGTTCCGAGGATTTGGGGGAACACTCGTGACATCTCATGGTTCGGCATTCCGCCCGGCTCGCCCTTTCGGAACCCGCGACCTGATAGCTCGATGCATGTGTTGCGGTAGGCCCAGTCGGTCATGCGTCCTGCGGCGTGCGTCGCGTGTGCTAGAGCCGTTGCCGAGACCTTGAACTGATCCCGAACCTCAAGTAGATCCGAAATCGGAGGGTTGCTCCGCAGGTATTCCGGAATGGCGTCACCGGGGATCAGGAACTCGGAGGCAAACTCATTAGCCTCACGCTCCTGTGCTGTGTCGTCACAGGCAGCGGCTGGATGTAGCACAAGGTGCCCGAGTTCATGGGCGACATCGAACCGCATTCCCTCAGGGGACCGCCGGCGTGCCAAGAACACAAACGGTTTGTCGTCGTGCCAGGTGGAGTAGGCGTCCACCTTCTCGGCGATAGGTGGCAACGTTTATACCCGCACGCCGCGTGATTCGGCCAGCTGCACTGCGTTAGGCAGCGGCCGTGTCCCCAACCCCCACTCGGCCCGCACCAGGCGTGCCGCGAGACGCGGCTGTTCCCCCGGGTGGGTAGGCACGTCTACGAGAGGCAGGATGAATCGCCTCGAGATCCACCGGTCGATCTCGATCCCGATCGACCCCGCGGCCACCGCGGCGCCGCGGTGTCGTGCCGTCGCTCGCCGGGCGGCGCGGAAACTGACGGTCCTCATCTCGATCTCGGGCGCATCCGGGGCAGTGAAGAATTCTGCTGGGAACTCCAGGGCCTGCGACAGAGTCTCCGCGGAATCACGGGGGGCTTCACCGGATTCGTACCGGGTGATCGACCTCGGCGTCACCCCAAGTGCCCGCGCCAGCTCAGCCTTGGTTAGTCCGCGACGGGCGCGAGCGATACGGATGCGGTCTGGATCGAGGAACCGGTCAGGATGCTCGGCATCGACGCGGTCGAAGTCCACCGTGACCGGCTCATCGTCGTCCGCGATGTAGCTGACTTCGGTCGCCGCACCCTTACCGGATGTCACGACCTGACTGTGCCTGAC
This window contains:
- the istB gene encoding IS21-like element helper ATPase IstB encodes the protein MTIHDPSLRAALKTLKLTGMLDTLDARLAQTRDGKLGHLEFLQVLCEDEIARRETAALARRVRRARFEQPNTFEDFDFTVSPKLPAAMLRDLAALRWLEAGESVILYGPVGVGKTHVAQALGHQVALRGGDIRFVKCSRMLADLAGGHADRTIGQRMREYTRPLVLIVDDFAMREHTPTQSDDLYDLVSDRAIAAKPLILTSNRAPKDWYPLFPNPVVAESLLDRLINTSHQVLMDGPSYRPRKRPGTKTT
- a CDS encoding SIR2 family protein; its protein translation is MGITANDLYSSIQGVFRRGLTIVVGSGASCHYGLPSMGALADHLQQAIPTAPGTLCEEGTAQWQRISAELAAGAGLESALGEGNLADSLADQLTSAIANHVKDAEATAISQILAEETISAFGRLFAHILRTSDVADVITTNYDRLLEVHAARAGVRMDTMFYGHTIGRLNESLSREELLQRQPTVGRGAKLTVRPRPHIRLSKPHGSLDWFSHNGECLRSDLALRGTQRIIAPGGNKYRLGYVSTAYCCAHCDDRSRRRPAASGRFCYQRPTVIVDSIKPGIGASNYLCLKANSAW
- a CDS encoding ImmA/IrrE family metallo-endopeptidase; the encoded protein is MPPIAEKVDAYSTWHDDKPFVFLARRRSPEGMRFDVAHELGHLVLHPAAACDDTAQEREANEFASEFLIPGDAIPEYLRSNPPISDLLEVRDQFKVSATALAHATHAAGRMTDWAYRNTCIELSGRGFRKGEPGGMPNHEMSRVFPQILGTRGTVTARQVAAELRVPVQEVRALTFGVELGAAAAGVDAPAMNNAATMSHSQLRLVR
- a CDS encoding helix-turn-helix domain-containing protein encodes the protein MTSGKGAATEVSYIADDDEPVTVDFDRVDAEHPDRFLDPDRIRIARARRGLTKAELARALGVTPRSITRYESGEAPRDSAETLSQALEFPAEFFTAPDAPEIEMRTVSFRAARRATARHRGAAVAAGSIGIEIDRWISRRFILPLVDVPTHPGEQPRLAARLVRAEWGLGTRPLPNAVQLAESRGVRV